A genomic region of Colletotrichum destructivum chromosome 5, complete sequence contains the following coding sequences:
- a CDS encoding Putative biotinyl protein ligase (BPL) and lipoyl protein ligase (LPL), catalytic, whose translation MGPPRTLGRGCASSIRSLAGRANRPSGRLRHQARWSSSSRSVSELAFPEDDGAEPSALRHVHLDASSSNTFPSYSAASDFQALLRQAFLDWKSAPTPRAPSPLVVSFTPAPTYTLGRRQKSLTPEQLGRLRSPLDVYVDVDPAGERATDSNGRAGPQTQRQFTPEVIETERGGLTTYHGPGQVVLWPILDLHSTYYPHLTVRSYARLLEETTQAVLADGPSIQTYLSEEDPGVWAEAARHRTGGQERKIAAMGVHLRRHISGLGTALNVDVAVDGDEASNPWARFVPCGLEGKTATSVRAETGGEAWSRWELAGDGRARRDWYARRWTEELARRLGVRTAPATIHYRLG comes from the coding sequence ATGGGGCCTCCTAGGACACTCGGTCGCGGCTGTGCCTCTTCCATCCGAAGCCTCGCGGGCCGGGCGAATCGACCATCCGGACGCCTCCGGCACCAAGCGCGAtggagctcctcctcgcggtCCGTTTCCGAGCTGGCATTCCccgaagatgacggcgctGAGCCGAGCGCGCTGCGACATGTCCACCTCGATGCCTCCTCTTCGAATACGTTCCCGTCGTATTCCGCGGCGTCCGACTTCCAAGCCCTTCTCCGCCAGGCGTTCCTCGACTGGAAATCCGCCCCGACACCCCGTGCCCCGTCCCCGCTCGTCGTCTCGTTCACGCCCGCGCCGACATATACTCTCGGCCGACGGCAGAAGTCCTTGACGCCGGAGCAGCTAGGCCGGCTCCGATCGCCGTTAGATGTGTACGTCGATGTGGACCCGGCTGGTGAGCGGGCGACGGACAGCAATGGTCGCGCGGGGCCGCAGACGCAGCGGCAGTTCACACCCGAGGTCATCGAGACGGAGCGCGGCGGGTTGACGACGTACCACGGCCCGGGCCAGGTTGTCCTCTGGCCCATACTGGACCTGCATAGCACGTACTACCCTCACCTGACAGTCCGCTCGTACGCCAGGCTCCTCGAGGAGACGACGCAGGCCGTCCTAGCCGACGGACCGTCCATCCAGACCTACCTCTCGGAAGAGGACCCCGGCGTGTGGGCCGAAGCCGCGAGGCACCGGACCGGCGGTCAGGAGCGCAAGATCGCCGCCATGGGCGTgcacctccgccgccacaTCTCGGGGCTGGGCACGGCCCTgaacgtcgacgtcgccgtcgacggggacgaggcgtCAAACCCCTGGGCGAGGTTCGTGCCGTGCGGGCTCGAGGGGAAGACGGCCACCAGCGTCAGGGCCGAGACTGGCGGAGAAGCGTGGAGTCGATGGgagctcgccggcgatggcagAGCGAGGAGGGATTGGTACGCGCGGCGGTGGACCGAGGAACTCGCGAGGCGGCTCGGCGTCCGCACCGCCCCGGCCACGATTCATTACCGGCTCGGGTGA